A window of Sphingobacterium sp. SRCM116780 contains these coding sequences:
- a CDS encoding PstA family ABC transporter permease, protein MASLKTRLLKEKIAKGFMHLSGMLVTGSLFFIVGTILYKGLPYLSWEMISQLPKGGFYIGKEGGILNAILGSLYLAGVATLLATLIGVPIALFLNIYINTASKLAQFSKLMFDILYGIPSIVYGAVGFTIMVYFGIRASLLGGIITITLLTIPIVVRTVDELIKTVPTDLKNVTLSLGATNWEVAKVFLLHIKPGILTAILLAFGRSIGDVAGVLLTTGFSDNLPRYIDEPAATLPLAIFFQLSSPIPEVQGRAYASALILTFIILIIVICTHILSSKQNKHKI, encoded by the coding sequence ATGGCTAGTTTAAAAACGAGACTTTTAAAAGAAAAAATTGCGAAGGGATTTATGCATCTCTCAGGCATGTTGGTTACGGGCTCACTTTTTTTTATTGTTGGCACGATCTTATACAAAGGACTACCCTATTTATCTTGGGAAATGATCAGTCAATTACCAAAGGGTGGTTTTTATATTGGTAAAGAAGGTGGTATATTAAATGCTATTCTTGGTTCCCTTTATTTAGCAGGAGTTGCCACTTTATTGGCGACTTTAATAGGTGTTCCCATTGCGCTATTTTTAAATATATATATCAATACAGCTTCAAAATTAGCTCAATTTTCAAAACTAATGTTTGATATTTTATACGGGATTCCTTCTATTGTTTACGGAGCTGTTGGGTTTACGATTATGGTTTACTTTGGTATTCGAGCATCCTTACTAGGTGGAATCATTACCATTACACTGCTGACAATCCCTATTGTAGTTCGTACTGTAGACGAATTAATCAAAACGGTACCAACAGATCTAAAAAACGTAACACTTTCTCTAGGGGCTACAAATTGGGAAGTTGCTAAAGTATTTTTATTACATATTAAACCTGGAATCTTGACTGCTATTCTACTCGCTTTTGGTAGATCAATTGGAGATGTAGCGGGCGTTTTATTGACAACAGGATTTAGTGATAATTTACCTCGTTATATCGACGAACCTGCGGCAACATTGCCCCTAGCCATCTTTTTTCAATTAAGCAGCCCAATTCCAGAAGTTCAAGGTCGTGCTTATGCATCGGCTCTTATTTTA
- a CDS encoding PstS family phosphate ABC transporter substrate-binding protein yields the protein MIKNSANLLILGLLLLLGNSACAPKVKNGYTKERGFEGNISLSGAFALYPLAVLWSEDFKKEHPHVRFNISAGGAGKGIADALTGMVDIGLVSRDLHPEEMKNGAFPIHVAKDAVICTINANNPNFTLLKERGLTKDELKNIFIHNKYKTWKEIDSRFTNDPIIVYIRADAAGAAETWANFFKSKQEDLKGIGIFGDPGIAQAVKDDKNAIGFNNINYVYDLKTKKVASKIDVLPIDLNQNGKITEDENFYRTINELTAAIGNSTYPSPPARDLTFVTKGKPDNLLINEFIHFVLKKKSQSYLLENGYVPLNDLLIEKESNKL from the coding sequence ATGATAAAAAATAGCGCTAACTTACTTATATTGGGATTATTGTTGTTGTTAGGTAATAGTGCATGTGCGCCAAAAGTAAAGAATGGATATACAAAAGAAAGAGGTTTTGAGGGAAATATTTCTTTATCGGGAGCATTTGCACTCTATCCATTAGCTGTGTTATGGAGTGAGGATTTTAAAAAAGAACATCCTCATGTGCGCTTTAATATTTCAGCAGGTGGAGCTGGTAAGGGAATTGCTGATGCTTTGACAGGTATGGTTGATATTGGACTTGTTTCTCGTGATTTACATCCAGAAGAAATGAAAAATGGCGCCTTCCCTATTCATGTTGCAAAAGATGCTGTCATCTGTACAATTAATGCTAATAATCCAAATTTCACTTTGTTAAAAGAAAGAGGTTTGACAAAGGATGAATTAAAAAATATATTCATTCATAATAAATATAAAACGTGGAAAGAAATTGATTCCAGATTTACAAATGATCCCATTATCGTTTACATACGCGCTGATGCAGCTGGTGCAGCAGAAACATGGGCTAATTTTTTCAAAAGCAAACAAGAGGATTTAAAGGGTATTGGGATATTTGGTGACCCAGGGATTGCTCAAGCGGTAAAAGATGACAAAAATGCCATCGGTTTCAATAATATAAATTATGTGTATGATTTAAAAACTAAAAAAGTTGCATCAAAAATTGACGTATTACCTATTGACCTGAATCAAAATGGTAAAATTACTGAAGATGAAAATTTTTATAGAACCATCAATGAATTAACAGCTGCGATCGGTAACAGTACATATCCTTCACCTCCAGCTCGAGATTTAACATTTGTAACAAAAGGTAAACCGGATAATTTACTTATTAACGAGTTTATCCATTTTGTACTGAAAAAGAAATCACAGAGTTATCTGTTGGAAAATGGCTATGTTCCTTTAAACGACTTATTAATAGAAAAAGAATCGAATAAACTATAA
- the pstC gene encoding phosphate ABC transporter permease subunit PstC: MKQLTFVLLLISLSVVIIIGIGLTFKSVPLFESFNIWNLLTDKVWSPMKGKFGFLPFIAGTLSVTLVALVIAIPLCILTSIYLTEYGSKTLKNTILPLINVLAAIPPVLYGVWGVLFIVPAIQSYIAPIFAVSTSGYTILAGGIVLAVMIFPIMISIMVEVLKTVPTELKSASLSLGATKWETIQQVILRKAKPGLIAAIVLAISRAFGETVAVLMVCGNVPKIPTSIFDAGYPIPALIANNFGEMMSIPLYDSALMFSALLLFVIIFGFNLISRIILNKLEGKHNG; this comes from the coding sequence GTGAAGCAATTGACATTTGTTTTATTGCTGATCTCACTTTCTGTGGTGATTATCATTGGTATTGGACTTACGTTCAAGTCAGTGCCCTTATTTGAATCATTTAATATCTGGAACCTATTAACAGATAAGGTCTGGTCGCCAATGAAAGGAAAGTTTGGTTTTCTTCCTTTTATTGCCGGGACACTAAGCGTCACTTTAGTTGCATTGGTAATTGCTATTCCATTATGCATTTTAACATCCATTTATTTGACAGAATATGGATCCAAAACGTTAAAAAATACCATACTTCCTCTTATCAATGTATTGGCTGCCATTCCTCCTGTTTTATATGGTGTATGGGGTGTCTTATTTATAGTTCCTGCTATTCAATCTTATATAGCTCCTATATTTGCTGTCTCAACATCTGGTTATACAATTCTAGCTGGAGGTATAGTGCTTGCGGTTATGATTTTCCCTATTATGATTAGTATCATGGTAGAAGTTCTTAAAACAGTACCAACGGAATTAAAATCTGCTTCTTTATCATTGGGAGCTACAAAATGGGAAACGATTCAACAAGTCATTCTTCGTAAAGCAAAGCCTGGTCTTATAGCAGCGATTGTACTTGCGATATCTAGAGCCTTTGGTGAAACGGTTGCTGTTTTGATGGTGTGTGGGAATGTACCTAAGATACCAACTTCAATCTTTGATGCAGGTTATCCTATCCCAGCTTTAATTGCTAATAATTTTGGAGAAATGATGTCTATTCCATTGTATGATTCTGCTTTGATGTTTTCTGCTTTACTACTTTTTGTTATCATTTTTGGTTTCAATTTAATCTCTCGTATCATATTAAATAAATTGGAGGGCAAGCACAATGGCTAG